The DNA sequence GCCGGTCTGCATCGGCTCGTGCACCGACTTGCGGGCGATGATGCCGGGCGCCTTGATCTCGACCTTGCGGGTGTGGGTGCCGGCGATCGGCTTGCCGCCGTCGATCGCGAACCCGGTGGCGTTGACGACGCGGCCGATCAGCTCCTCGCCGACCGGGACCTCGACGATCTTGCCGGTGCGGCGGACGGTGTCGCCCTCCTTGATCGTCTCGAACCGGCCGAGGATGGCGACGCCGACGTTGTCTTCCTCGAGGTTGAGCACCATGCCCTGGACCTTGTCGGCGCCGCTGCCCTCGAACTCGAGCAGCTCGCCGGCCAGCGCGCCCGCCAGGCCGTAGACGCGGGCGATGCCGTCGCCCGCGGTCAGCACGGTGCCGGTCTCGGTGACCTGCACCTTCTTGTCGTAGTTCTCGATCTGCTTCTTGATGATGTCGCTGATCTCGGCGGCGCGGATGTCCATGGCGGCTTCCTTCGATCGTTGGGGATGCGTGCGGGAATCGGTGGGCCCGGCGGACCGGGCTAGCGGGACAGCTCGTCGCGCAGGACCCGGAGCTGGGTGCGCAGGCTGCCGTCGTAGACGACGTCGCCGACCTTGGCGACGACGCCGCCGAGCAGGGTGGGATCCTCGCGCTTGGAGAGGACGACCTTCTTGCCCGACAGGCGCTCGAGCGTGGCGGTGAGCTGCGTGACCTGGGCTGGGGTGAGCACGGTGGCCGAGACCACCTCGGCCGCGACCCGCCCGGCGCGCTCCTCGACCATCGCGTCGACCTCGCGCGCGATGTCGGGGACGACCGCGAGGCGCTCGTTGTCGAGCAGCAGGTTGCAGAACGTCTTGGTCAGCGGCTGGGCCGCGAGCCGGGCCAGCAGCGCGTCGACGATCGCGCGGCGCTTGGCCTTGGGGTACGAGTGGTTGCCGAGCACCTCGCCCAGCTCGGGCGCGGTCTTGTAGGCGGCGGCCAGGCCGCGCAGGTCGGCGGCGACCTGGTCGATGACGTTGGCGGCGACCGCCAGATCCATGATGGCGCGCGCGTAGCGGCGCGCGAGGCTACCAGCCTGCATCAGATGGCTCCCTTGCTGCCGCGCGCGGCGGCCTCGACGTCGCGGATGAAGCCGTCGACCAACGACGCGTGGTCGGTGGCGTTGGTCTTCTCGCGCAGGAGCTTCTCGGCGGCGCCGGCCGCCGCGACCGCGACCTCGCGGGCCAGCTCGGCGCGGGCGCGCTCGATCTCGGCGGCGATGCGCAGCTCGGCGTCGCGCTTGACCGCGGCGGCCTGGGTCTCGGCGTTGGCGAGGATGCGGGCCTTGTCGGCCTCGGCGTCGGCGCGCATGCCCTTGAGCAGCGCGTCCATCTCGGCCTCGGACGCGGCCAGCTTGCCGTTGTACTCGTCGAGCTTGGCCGCGGCCTGCTTGCGC is a window from the Myxococcales bacterium genome containing:
- the atpH gene encoding ATP synthase F1 subunit delta, which encodes MQAGSLARRYARAIMDLAVAANVIDQVAADLRGLAAAYKTAPELGEVLGNHSYPKAKRRAIVDALLARLAAQPLTKTFCNLLLDNERLAVVPDIAREVDAMVEERAGRVAAEVVSATVLTPAQVTQLTATLERLSGKKVVLSKREDPTLLGGVVAKVGDVVYDGSLRTQLRVLRDELSR